The proteins below are encoded in one region of Deinococcus aquaedulcis:
- a CDS encoding PA2169 family four-helix-bundle protein gives MTMTNETVLDKLQYLLGTLRDGEKGFKDAAEHATDPQLRQLFMERSVQRAQMAGDVESHISRLGDKPREHGSVGAALHRTWLNVRDALTGRDDYQVVAECERGEDVAVENYQDVLKEAELPADIRAFVEGQYAQVKASHDQIRDMKHSMQAS, from the coding sequence ATGACCATGACGAACGAAACTGTGCTGGACAAACTGCAGTACCTGCTGGGCACCCTGCGCGACGGCGAGAAAGGCTTTAAGGACGCCGCCGAGCACGCCACCGACCCCCAGCTGCGCCAGCTGTTCATGGAGCGCAGCGTGCAGCGTGCCCAGATGGCGGGCGACGTGGAAAGCCACATCAGCCGCCTGGGCGACAAGCCCCGCGAGCACGGCAGCGTGGGCGCCGCCCTGCACCGCACCTGGCTGAACGTGCGCGACGCCCTGACCGGCCGCGACGACTATCAGGTGGTCGCCGAGTGCGAGCGCGGTGAAGACGTGGCCGTGGAAAACTACCAGGACGTGCTGAAAGAAGCCGAACTGCCCGCCGACATCCGCGCCTTCGTGGAGGGGCAGTACGCCCAGGTGAAAGCCAGCCACGACCAGATCCGCGACATGAAGCACAGCATGCAGGCCAGCTGA